In one window of uncultured Acetobacteroides sp. DNA:
- a CDS encoding tetratricopeptide repeat protein, translating into MKTYFLLLAGILLSSTSLFAQREEFNRAIINDDREAIIRYGEQLLLSNHQSKEVYRKLAQAYKEKSSYSKSIDCLNKAYLLDSTDIKTTISLGEIYLANGDEDKALEYFNRTSDIDPSNTYALSLQLKIFLNKGNLTSAQKRATMLCQIDSSNFAHFRNLGIVNLRLGQNKDAAEAFEHAMLLNPKDILSRSKLCSYLITSAQYKKGTKVATDGLALMSDLKSQNAIVLRRNLALIQYNQKNADSCINLVKQLRADGDSIDVYTYKLAGYSYFMKGFYDDAAANLEVLYQKSPEADSLQFQLPFTIAQAYFNMYQLKEAKKYADIAIRNITPSPQLLYSGNLLKGQCSVEAKNYKEGIAAFEEAIQVSPTEPVAYTALKNCYLKMKNRQKAIESLNRYIAVIDRQKESGLEISKETMEDYRAVKKHIEEMKQ; encoded by the coding sequence ATGAAAACTTACTTCCTACTTTTAGCGGGGATACTGCTAAGCAGCACCTCCCTTTTTGCCCAGCGCGAGGAGTTTAACCGCGCCATCATCAACGACGACAGGGAGGCCATTATTCGGTATGGAGAGCAGCTATTGTTGAGCAATCATCAGTCGAAGGAGGTGTACCGCAAGCTGGCGCAGGCGTACAAGGAGAAAAGCAGCTACAGTAAAAGCATCGACTGCCTCAATAAAGCCTATCTGCTCGACAGTACCGATATCAAAACAACCATCTCCCTTGGCGAAATCTACCTTGCCAACGGCGATGAGGATAAGGCGCTGGAATACTTCAACCGTACCTCCGACATCGACCCCTCAAATACGTATGCCCTTTCGCTTCAGCTTAAGATATTCCTGAACAAGGGAAACCTTACCAGCGCACAGAAGCGTGCTACCATGCTCTGCCAAATAGACAGCAGCAACTTTGCCCATTTCAGAAACCTCGGGATCGTTAACCTTCGCTTGGGGCAGAACAAAGATGCCGCCGAAGCATTCGAGCATGCCATGCTTCTTAATCCCAAGGATATCCTTAGCCGCAGCAAGCTGTGCAGCTACCTTATCACCTCGGCGCAATACAAAAAAGGAACAAAAGTTGCCACAGATGGTCTTGCGCTGATGAGCGATCTCAAATCGCAAAACGCCATCGTTCTACGACGTAACCTTGCCCTTATTCAGTACAACCAAAAGAATGCGGATTCCTGCATCAACCTTGTAAAGCAGCTAAGAGCCGATGGCGATTCTATAGATGTATACACCTACAAGCTGGCAGGCTACAGCTACTTTATGAAAGGCTTCTACGACGATGCCGCAGCCAACCTCGAAGTGCTCTACCAAAAGAGCCCCGAAGCCGACAGCCTCCAATTCCAGCTGCCCTTTACCATCGCCCAAGCCTACTTCAACATGTACCAGCTAAAGGAGGCCAAAAAGTACGCCGATATTGCCATCCGCAATATTACGCCTTCGCCCCAACTCCTATACAGCGGCAACCTGCTTAAGGGACAATGCAGCGTGGAGGCAAAGAATTACAAGGAAGGTATTGCAGCATTCGAGGAAGCCATCCAGGTTAGCCCAACCGAACCCGTAGCCTACACAGCGCTAAAGAACTGCTACCTAAAGATGAAGAATCGGCAAAAGGCAATCGAATCGCTCAACCGCTACATCGCCGTTATCGACAGGCAAAAGGAAAGCGGCCTAGAAATCAGCAAGGAAACAATGGAAGATTACCGCGCTGTGAAGAAGCATATCGAAGAAATGAAGCAATGA
- the alaS gene encoding alanine--tRNA ligase produces MNSNDIRKTFFDFFRSKQHEIVPSAPMVVKNDPTLMFTNAGMNQFKDIFLGNQPAKFPRVADSQKCLRVSGKHNDLEEVGHDTYHHTMFEMLGNWSFGDYFKEEAIAWAWELLTDVYKLPKDRLYASYFGGSKDDNMDADTEALDIWKKYLPEAQILPGSKKDNFWEMGETGPCGPCSEIHIDLRDDDERAKVAGRDLVNKDNPLVIEIWNNVFMQFNRKANGDLELLPAKHVDTGMGFERLCMALQGKKSNYDTDVFQPMIMKLAEMSGKKYGENKEADIAMRVIADHLRAIAFSIADGQLPSNVKAGYVIRRILRRAVRYGYTFLGFNEPFINKLLPTLVGQMGEQFPELKSQQALIEKVITEEEAAFLRTLETGIRHLDTIIEKVKTEGKKQIDGKTAFILNDTFGFPYDLTELIAREKGFTVDKAGFEKELLEQKNRSRNAAAVETDDWVELRKFDSEEFIGYDNNTADVVIARYRAVKSKNKIQYQLVFDRTPFYGESGGQVGDSGYIESENEKIAIIDTVKENNLIVHITDKLPQDASANFHAVVNMEARTATANNHSATHLLHFALRQVLGTHVEQKGSLVRPEGLRFDFSHFQKVTDEEMMQVERIVNELIRRNTPLKEHRDTPIEEAKKLGAMALFGEKYGDKVRVIQFGESVELCGGTHVPATGQIGLFKITGESAIAAGVRRIEAVTARGAEELIYSQEESLKEVKALLNNPANLSAGLKKLIDEATELRKTIDALMREKVVALKSELKAKISEVNGTKVLAQEVALSPDAIKDLAFQLKGEHADLLIVIGAVNDGKPSLTVAAGDALIKDKGVNAGQIIREAAKEIQGGGGGQPFFAQAGGKNAQGIAKAIAKAVELGTK; encoded by the coding sequence ATGAATTCGAATGACATTAGAAAAACATTCTTTGATTTCTTCCGCTCGAAGCAGCACGAAATTGTGCCTTCGGCTCCTATGGTGGTAAAAAACGACCCCACCCTGATGTTCACCAACGCTGGAATGAACCAGTTTAAGGACATCTTTTTGGGCAACCAACCCGCTAAGTTCCCTCGCGTAGCCGACTCGCAGAAGTGCCTTCGCGTATCGGGTAAGCACAACGACCTCGAAGAGGTAGGCCACGACACCTACCACCACACCATGTTCGAGATGCTGGGCAACTGGTCGTTTGGCGACTACTTTAAGGAGGAGGCCATTGCCTGGGCTTGGGAGCTGCTAACCGACGTGTACAAGCTGCCTAAGGATAGGCTCTACGCTTCGTACTTTGGTGGCAGCAAGGACGACAACATGGATGCCGACACCGAGGCCCTCGACATATGGAAGAAGTACCTTCCGGAAGCACAAATCCTACCCGGATCTAAGAAGGACAACTTTTGGGAGATGGGAGAAACCGGCCCCTGCGGCCCTTGCTCAGAGATTCACATCGACCTAAGAGATGACGACGAGCGGGCTAAAGTAGCCGGTCGTGATCTTGTTAATAAGGATAATCCGCTGGTAATCGAGATATGGAATAACGTGTTCATGCAGTTTAACCGCAAGGCAAACGGCGACCTAGAGCTGCTACCTGCCAAGCATGTTGACACCGGCATGGGATTCGAGCGCCTCTGCATGGCCCTACAGGGCAAGAAGAGCAACTACGATACCGACGTATTCCAGCCAATGATTATGAAGCTTGCCGAGATGTCGGGCAAGAAGTACGGCGAAAACAAGGAGGCCGACATCGCCATGCGCGTTATTGCCGACCACCTCAGAGCCATCGCCTTCTCGATTGCCGACGGCCAGCTGCCATCGAACGTTAAGGCCGGATACGTTATCCGCCGTATCCTTCGCCGTGCCGTTCGCTACGGGTACACCTTCCTTGGCTTCAACGAGCCATTCATCAACAAGCTGCTGCCAACGCTGGTTGGGCAGATGGGCGAACAGTTCCCTGAGCTGAAGTCGCAGCAAGCGCTTATTGAGAAGGTAATCACAGAGGAGGAGGCCGCCTTCCTGCGCACCCTCGAAACGGGTATTCGCCATCTTGACACCATCATCGAAAAGGTAAAAACTGAAGGCAAAAAACAGATTGACGGCAAAACAGCCTTCATCCTCAACGACACCTTCGGATTCCCCTACGACCTTACCGAGCTAATTGCCCGCGAGAAGGGATTCACCGTAGATAAGGCAGGCTTCGAGAAGGAGCTGCTGGAGCAGAAGAACCGCTCGCGCAACGCCGCTGCCGTTGAAACCGACGACTGGGTGGAGCTGCGCAAGTTCGACTCCGAGGAGTTTATCGGCTACGACAACAATACAGCCGACGTGGTGATTGCCCGCTACCGCGCCGTGAAGAGCAAGAATAAGATCCAGTACCAGCTGGTGTTCGACCGCACCCCATTCTACGGCGAGAGCGGCGGCCAAGTTGGCGACTCGGGCTACATCGAGTCGGAAAACGAGAAGATCGCCATCATCGATACCGTTAAGGAGAATAACCTTATTGTACATATCACCGATAAGCTTCCGCAGGATGCATCGGCCAACTTCCACGCCGTGGTAAACATGGAGGCCCGCACGGCCACCGCCAACAACCACTCGGCAACCCACCTGCTCCACTTCGCGCTTCGCCAGGTGCTTGGAACCCACGTTGAACAAAAGGGATCGCTGGTTCGACCAGAGGGGCTTCGCTTCGACTTCTCGCACTTCCAGAAGGTAACCGACGAGGAGATGATGCAGGTGGAGCGCATCGTAAACGAGCTCATCCGCAGAAATACCCCGCTAAAGGAGCACCGCGATACACCAATTGAGGAAGCCAAGAAGCTAGGCGCCATGGCGCTATTCGGCGAGAAGTACGGCGATAAGGTGCGCGTGATCCAGTTTGGAGAGTCGGTTGAGCTGTGCGGCGGAACCCACGTTCCTGCAACTGGACAGATCGGTCTCTTCAAGATAACGGGCGAGAGTGCCATCGCTGCAGGCGTACGCCGCATCGAGGCGGTTACCGCAAGGGGTGCCGAGGAACTCATCTACAGCCAGGAAGAATCGCTAAAGGAGGTAAAAGCTCTGCTGAATAACCCCGCCAACCTATCGGCAGGGCTAAAGAAGCTGATCGACGAGGCCACCGAGCTCCGCAAAACCATCGATGCGCTGATGCGCGAAAAGGTGGTGGCGCTGAAGAGCGAGCTTAAGGCGAAGATCTCCGAGGTAAACGGCACAAAGGTGCTTGCCCAGGAGGTTGCCCTTAGCCCCGATGCCATCAAGGATCTTGCCTTCCAGCTAAAGGGTGAACATGCCGATCTACTTATAGTAATAGGTGCGGTGAACGACGGCAAGCCCAGCCTTACCGTTGCTGCCGGCGATGCCCTAATCAAGGATAAGGGGGTAAATGCCGGACAGATCATCCGCGAGGCCGCCAAGGAAATCCAAGGTGGCGGCGGCGGCCAGCCCTTCTTTGCCCAAGCAGGCGGAAAGAACGCCCAAGGCATCGCCAAGGCCATTGCCAAGGCGGTGGAGCTAGGAACAAAATAA
- a CDS encoding DUF2062 domain-containing protein, whose product MSDNQPQPKSQEEAVPTTFKAKLKQYLVKLKLLIVDPNESDLTKSISVAVGVFISIIPLWGFQTIVAVATSFLLKLNKPLVIAASYFSVPPMTPFVLYFSVIFGGLFVSKPVAFSLSSINLDVLQAALFQYVVGSVALAVVVASTFGLATSLLLKVRRR is encoded by the coding sequence ATGAGCGATAACCAACCACAACCAAAGAGCCAGGAGGAGGCCGTACCCACTACTTTTAAGGCGAAGCTGAAGCAGTACCTTGTAAAGCTGAAGCTGCTTATCGTCGATCCCAACGAGAGCGACCTCACCAAGAGCATCTCGGTTGCGGTTGGGGTATTTATCTCTATCATTCCGTTGTGGGGCTTCCAAACCATTGTTGCCGTTGCCACCTCGTTTCTCCTAAAGCTTAACAAGCCGCTGGTAATTGCGGCCAGCTACTTCAGCGTACCTCCAATGACCCCCTTTGTGCTCTACTTTAGCGTGATTTTCGGGGGCTTATTTGTGAGTAAGCCCGTTGCGTTTAGCCTCTCCTCCATTAACCTTGATGTTTTGCAGGCGGCGCTCTTTCAGTACGTGGTGGGCAGTGTGGCGTTGGCGGTTGTGGTGGCCTCTACCTTTGGTTTAGCAACGTCGCTGCTGCTAAAGGTGCGTAGGCGTTAA
- a CDS encoding BlaI/MecI/CopY family transcriptional regulator, with protein MEKLTRQEEKVMQAIWKTGEGAIKDIMENYPDKKKPHYNTLATVIKILEPKGYVDHKTFGNVNVYFPIIKEEEYTAQFLSGFVSSYFGNSYKNVVSFFARNENLSEEDLKDILDMIQKNREKP; from the coding sequence ATGGAAAAGCTAACACGACAAGAAGAAAAGGTAATGCAGGCCATCTGGAAAACGGGCGAAGGCGCCATTAAGGACATCATGGAAAACTACCCCGACAAAAAGAAGCCGCACTACAACACCCTTGCTACCGTGATTAAGATTTTAGAACCAAAGGGCTATGTAGACCATAAAACCTTTGGCAACGTAAACGTATACTTCCCCATTATAAAAGAGGAAGAGTACACCGCCCAGTTCCTTTCGGGATTTGTGAGCAGCTACTTCGGCAACTCGTATAAAAACGTGGTGTCGTTCTTTGCCCGCAACGAAAACCTCAGCGAGGAAGACCTTAAGGATATTCTCGACATGATTCAGAAAAACAGGGAAAAGCCATGA
- a CDS encoding SDR family oxidoreductase gives MKKKALVVGAGSDMGRCIIERLGGEYDICYTYRSKRDNLPAGTSFQLDITCIEAIEAVFAQAGPLDLIVTASFPYINTSLDSLDDYAMMERYLRGYVAIFTLAKRHLNKGGLLVNLLGQSADFGLPSAPHYGASFAYIDNLAKSYNARYGRQGLMNVFNLQLGPVETALWAGVSADERRYFEERVQAFIDPNEVAELVYNVSKMKVIPTKLVLDGYFSLPI, from the coding sequence ATGAAGAAGAAAGCGTTGGTGGTAGGTGCAGGCTCGGATATGGGCCGCTGCATCATCGAGCGGCTCGGCGGCGAGTACGACATCTGCTACACCTACCGGTCGAAAAGGGATAACCTGCCTGCCGGAACATCATTCCAGCTCGATATCACCTGCATTGAGGCGATAGAGGCGGTATTCGCCCAGGCTGGGCCGCTGGACCTCATCGTAACGGCCTCGTTCCCGTACATCAACACCAGCCTCGACTCGCTGGACGACTACGCCATGATGGAGCGCTACCTGCGCGGCTACGTGGCCATCTTCACGCTGGCCAAAAGGCACCTCAACAAAGGTGGGCTGCTGGTGAACCTGCTGGGGCAGAGCGCCGACTTCGGGCTGCCCTCGGCCCCGCACTACGGCGCCAGCTTCGCCTACATCGACAACCTGGCCAAGAGCTACAATGCCCGCTACGGCCGCCAGGGGCTGATGAACGTCTTCAACCTGCAGCTGGGCCCGGTGGAAACCGCCCTCTGGGCTGGCGTGAGCGCCGACGAGCGCAGGTACTTCGAGGAGCGGGTGCAGGCCTTTATCGACCCCAACGAGGTGGCCGAGCTCGTCTACAACGTTTCGAAGATGAAGGTGATCCCCACCAAGCTGGTGCTCGACGGCTACTTTAGCTTACCCATCTAA
- a CDS encoding EamA family transporter — protein MSNSKGATLLFIGCLLMGSMGTFANFVQGTHPLNILLMRYGFALAGLLAILLLQLIIKKNEAKQYVSRNWSAIKASPKVYLLTGLVSALVMATYVMGTLRFSVGLSVVMLYTATIYLPFIEKMIRRYFMPSLHRSKFGRRYYISSSINLLGLLLVVASTLSDAKLNLIGLISAVASGFLFSILMVQVRAMKGSGIDAEHTLVSGALVGFTLLFPAAFLLPISFTPHNLAAATGLGVLATAIGGIFYFKGFSAVRPDLAPLLAYFEPIFGSMLALIFLGERYSLLAVVGVILIIGTSIAYTYLTRRGNSRQGTR, from the coding sequence ATGAGCAACAGCAAAGGAGCCACGCTGCTCTTCATCGGATGCCTTTTGATGGGCTCCATGGGCACCTTCGCCAACTTCGTGCAGGGCACCCATCCGCTAAACATCCTGCTGATGCGCTACGGATTTGCCCTAGCCGGGCTGCTGGCTATCCTGCTGCTGCAGCTCATCATCAAAAAGAATGAAGCCAAGCAGTACGTTAGCCGCAACTGGAGCGCCATAAAGGCATCGCCCAAGGTGTACCTGCTCACGGGGCTGGTGTCGGCGCTGGTGATGGCCACCTACGTCATGGGCACGCTCCGCTTCTCGGTTGGCCTCAGCGTGGTGATGCTCTACACCGCCACCATCTACCTGCCGTTTATCGAAAAGATGATACGCCGATATTTCATGCCCAGCCTCCACCGCTCGAAGTTTGGCAGGCGATACTACATCTCGTCGTCCATCAACCTGCTGGGGCTGCTGCTGGTGGTAGCCTCCACCCTGTCGGACGCCAAGCTGAACCTCATCGGGCTGATTTCGGCGGTAGCCTCCGGCTTCCTCTTCAGCATCCTGATGGTGCAGGTGAGAGCCATGAAGGGCAGCGGCATCGATGCCGAGCACACCCTCGTTAGCGGAGCGCTGGTTGGCTTTACGCTCCTCTTCCCGGCGGCATTCCTGCTCCCCATCTCGTTTACCCCCCACAACCTTGCCGCAGCAACCGGGCTTGGCGTACTGGCAACCGCCATTGGGGGCATCTTCTACTTTAAGGGATTTAGCGCCGTGCGCCCCGATCTGGCCCCGCTCCTCGCCTACTTCGAGCCCATCTTTGGGTCGATGCTGGCGCTCATTTTCCTTGGCGAACGCTACAGCCTGCTGGCCGTAGTGGGAGTCATCCTCATTATTGGCACCAGCATTGCCTACACCTACCTCACCCGAAGGGGAAACAGCCGGCAAGGCACCCGCTAA
- a CDS encoding Dabb family protein, which translates to MVKHVVCWKLKDEAEGNTKLQNALIAKEKLEDLREVIDEIRSIRVGINAPGTPEGNWDLILESEFTTLRDLDTYANHPDHLKVVEFIKKVVEGRICVDYAI; encoded by the coding sequence ATGGTAAAACATGTAGTTTGCTGGAAGCTTAAAGACGAAGCCGAAGGCAACACCAAGCTGCAAAATGCGCTTATCGCAAAAGAGAAGCTCGAAGATCTCCGCGAGGTGATCGACGAGATCAGAAGTATCAGGGTTGGCATCAACGCACCCGGAACGCCCGAGGGGAACTGGGATTTGATCCTGGAAAGCGAGTTTACCACCCTCCGCGATCTGGATACCTACGCCAACCACCCCGATCACCTTAAAGTTGTCGAATTTATCAAGAAGGTTGTTGAAGGACGTATTTGCGTGGACTACGCAATTTAA
- a CDS encoding M56 family metallopeptidase: MTTEFLIYLAKVALSILLLMGLFKAALAADHSFARNRFYLMGAVLWSIFVPLLTTQWSSEPVAVIAPTYTISLPELVVTAKGTATASSGWGDPTTIILTIYLTGAAIFLLRMMGAYARVLYIIATSNDYTIDSYNIKVTRAAIAPFAFFGWIVFPENLIDHRDLTKMLLHERVHSRQLHSIDLLLGELFTVFQWFNPASWMLKKLITENHEYTADRAVIDLGVSTYEYQASLVNATVGREVVPVNHFSLILIKKRIKMMNKNRNSTWLRVKSLLVPAAFVAALSLTSFTVEMGVNRSINSNETSSEASVQKQPSKAKATPSTVKKEDKTQEFQVVEQMPYFGKQKSSSKSEMMRFLAMNTQYPKEAAEKDIQGTVYVQFVVTKKGKITKTKVIHEAHPLLNEEAIRVTKLMPDWTPGKQKGKKVNVVFVLPVKFVLEGKKVSTSTTITIPSENTVNIDSKNKPMYTINGIEYAGDVNTIDTHYIKSISIYKDAASCAKYGDKSKNGIVNIKLKNGVTTPTTLDGPTVTGYK; the protein is encoded by the coding sequence ATGACCACCGAATTTCTAATCTACCTAGCCAAGGTTGCGCTCAGCATCCTGCTGCTAATGGGGCTCTTTAAGGCAGCCCTCGCCGCCGACCATTCGTTTGCCCGCAACCGTTTCTACCTAATGGGCGCCGTACTCTGGAGCATCTTTGTTCCCCTACTCACCACGCAGTGGAGCAGCGAGCCTGTAGCCGTTATCGCTCCAACCTACACCATAAGCCTACCCGAGCTGGTGGTCACGGCCAAAGGCACAGCAACCGCCAGCAGCGGATGGGGAGATCCCACCACCATCATCCTTACCATTTACCTTACCGGTGCTGCCATCTTTCTTTTGCGGATGATGGGGGCCTACGCCCGCGTACTCTACATCATCGCCACTTCCAACGATTATACTATCGATAGCTATAATATCAAGGTGACCCGTGCGGCCATCGCCCCATTTGCCTTCTTCGGGTGGATTGTCTTCCCCGAAAATCTAATCGACCATCGCGACCTTACCAAGATGCTGCTCCACGAGCGCGTGCATAGCCGGCAGCTGCACTCCATCGACCTTCTCTTGGGCGAGCTATTCACGGTGTTCCAGTGGTTTAACCCGGCATCCTGGATGCTCAAGAAACTTATTACCGAGAATCACGAGTACACGGCCGACCGCGCCGTGATAGACCTCGGGGTGAGCACCTACGAGTACCAAGCATCGCTGGTAAACGCCACCGTTGGGCGCGAGGTTGTTCCAGTAAACCACTTCAGTTTGATCCTTATTAAAAAACGCATTAAAATGATGAACAAGAATCGTAATTCAACATGGCTCCGCGTAAAGAGCCTGCTCGTTCCTGCTGCCTTTGTGGCTGCGCTTTCGCTAACCTCCTTTACCGTTGAGATGGGAGTGAACCGCTCCATCAACAGCAACGAGACCTCATCGGAAGCATCGGTACAAAAGCAACCATCAAAGGCTAAAGCTACCCCATCCACCGTCAAAAAAGAGGACAAAACTCAGGAATTCCAAGTCGTAGAACAAATGCCCTACTTCGGAAAGCAAAAGTCATCAAGCAAAAGCGAGATGATGCGGTTCTTAGCAATGAACACCCAGTATCCGAAAGAAGCTGCAGAAAAGGATATACAGGGAACCGTATATGTTCAGTTTGTTGTTACCAAAAAAGGGAAGATTACTAAAACTAAAGTTATCCACGAAGCGCATCCATTGCTCAACGAAGAAGCCATACGCGTTACCAAGCTAATGCCCGACTGGACACCTGGTAAGCAAAAAGGAAAAAAGGTAAACGTAGTGTTTGTTTTGCCTGTTAAATTTGTTTTAGAAGGTAAAAAAGTTAGCACAAGCACAACCATAACTATACCCTCCGAAAACACGGTAAACATAGACAGTAAAAACAAACCCATGTATACCATAAATGGGATAGAGTATGCAGGAGATGTTAACACAATAGACACTCACTACATTAAGTCAATATCCATCTATAAGGATGCTGCTTCGTGCGCCAAATATGGAGATAAATCAAAAAACGGAATAGTTAACATCAAACTGAAGAATGGGGTAACTACTCCAACAACTCTTGATGGCCCTACAGTTACCGGCTACAAGTAA
- a CDS encoding type II toxin-antitoxin system RelE/ParE family toxin, protein MSYSISTTPTFEKQAKKLAKKYPSLKSDLLSLIEKLEENPTQGVELIPNCYKVRIAIASKHKGKSGGARVITYVHIENQQVYLLSIFDKSEKEAISDAEIRDILGCIEL, encoded by the coding sequence ATGAGCTATAGCATTTCGACAACTCCTACATTCGAAAAGCAGGCAAAGAAGCTTGCCAAAAAGTACCCATCACTCAAATCCGACCTCCTCTCGCTTATTGAAAAACTAGAGGAAAACCCGACTCAGGGAGTTGAGCTAATCCCCAATTGCTATAAGGTAAGAATCGCAATTGCCTCTAAGCATAAAGGAAAATCGGGAGGTGCCCGAGTTATCACCTACGTACATATCGAAAACCAGCAAGTCTACCTTCTTTCGATATTCGACAAATCGGAAAAAGAAGCAATTTCTGATGCAGAAATTAGGGATATCCTAGGTTGCATTGAATTGTAG
- a CDS encoding M56 family metallopeptidase yields the protein MTTEFLIYLAKVALSILLLMGLFKAALAADHSFARNRFYLMGAVLWSICVPLLTTQWSSNPVAVIAPTYTINLPELVVTAPGTATASNAWGNPTTIILTIYLTGVAIFLLRMMGSYARVLYIIATSNDYTIDSYNIKVTRAAIAPFAFFGWIVFPEKLIDHRDLTKMLLHERVHSRQLHSIDLLLGELFAVFQWFNPASWMLKKLITENHEYTADRAVIDLGVSTYEYQASLVNATVGREVVPVSHFSLILIKKRIKMMNKNRNSAWLRVKSLLVPVAFVAAVVLTSFTVDMGVKRSNNSNETSSEAAVKKQQSKVKVTPPANKKENNNRTYRAVEQMPSFPGGTKAMMEFLSKNTQYPEEAAKKGIQGTVFVQFVVEKDGSIKDVKVIRGKHPLLDAEAVRVAKLMPKWTPGKQDGKAVRVEFTMPVKFKLQ from the coding sequence ATGACCACCGAATTCCTAATCTACCTAGCCAAAGTTGCGCTCAGCATCCTGCTGCTGATGGGGCTATTTAAGGCAGCCCTCGCAGCCGACCATTCCTTTGCCCGCAACCGTTTCTATTTAATGGGAGCTGTACTCTGGAGTATCTGTGTTCCCCTACTAACCACGCAGTGGAGCAGCAATCCGGTAGCCGTTATCGCACCAACCTATACCATAAACCTACCCGAACTGGTGGTCACGGCCCCAGGCACAGCAACTGCCAGCAACGCTTGGGGCAACCCAACCACCATCATCCTCACCATTTACCTTACCGGTGTTGCTATCTTTCTTTTGCGGATGATGGGATCGTACGCCCGCGTACTCTACATCATCGCCACTTCCAATGATTATACTATCGATAGCTATAATATCAAGGTGACCCGTGCGGCCATCGCCCCATTTGCCTTCTTCGGGTGGATTGTCTTCCCCGAGAAGCTAATCGACCATCGCGACCTTACCAAGATGCTGCTCCACGAGCGCGTGCATAGCCGGCAGCTGCACTCCATCGACCTCCTCTTGGGCGAGCTATTCGCGGTGTTCCAGTGGTTTAATCCGGCATCCTGGATGCTCAAGAAACTTATTACCGAGAACCACGAGTACACGGCCGACCGTGCAGTGATAGACCTCGGGGTGAGCACCTACGAGTATCAGGCATCGCTGGTAAACGCCACCGTTGGGCGCGAGGTTGTTCCGGTAAGCCACTTTAGCCTAATTCTTATTAAAAAACGCATTAAGATGATGAACAAGAATCGTAATTCGGCATGGCTCCGAGTAAAGAGCCTGCTCGTTCCTGTGGCATTTGTGGCTGCAGTAGTGCTAACATCGTTTACCGTTGATATGGGAGTAAAACGCTCCAACAACAGCAACGAGACCTCATCGGAAGCAGCGGTAAAAAAGCAACAATCAAAGGTTAAGGTTACTCCACCAGCCAATAAAAAAGAGAACAACAACCGAACATACCGAGCCGTAGAGCAAATGCCTTCCTTCCCAGGAGGAACAAAAGCTATGATGGAATTCTTATCAAAGAATACCCAATACCCTGAAGAGGCTGCTAAGAAAGGCATACAAGGAACTGTTTTCGTTCAGTTTGTTGTAGAAAAGGATGGTTCTATCAAGGATGTTAAAGTTATAAGAGGAAAACATCCATTGCTCGATGCGGAGGCTGTTAGAGTTGCTAAGCTAATGCCTAAATGGACTCCAGGTAAACAAGATGGTAAAGCGGTTAGAGTAGAATTTACCATGCCTGTTAAGTTTAAGCTTCAATAA